The genomic window TCTGTGGCAACATTCGGCGAATGGAAGGCGCGCCTAAAGACAGATCCGTGGAAGAAGATGACAACGATGAAACAACGCATCACAAGCGAGGCGTTGGCCAGCGTTGAGATGAAGCAGTCAGCCTAACAAGTCGCGCCCCTTAGTTTCATCACCAGACATTTTGCCGCACCACCCGCTTTGAGGAATTCGCTCAACTCGACCTCAACTACATGGAAGCCTTTTGATTGAAGTTGTCCGCTCAGTGCTTCGCTGACCTTGTTGAGAATAACAGTGCGATTTACATTGATGACATTGCAGGCGAAGCGCAGAGCGTCCGCTTCGGTGCCGATAATACGTTTGTCTACGGCGTAATAATCTTCGATCCTTTCGACTGAAGCCTTGTCGAAGGCCGGTGGGTAGTACATCACCGAGCCGTCTTCGAGTGGAGCGAAGCAAGTGTCGAGATGATAGAAACGCGGATCAATGAGATGAAGAGGAACTACTTCAATCTTCCATGCGTCGCTCAGGTAGCGATGGCTGGATTGAAGTGTTCGCGGACCATAGCCTGCCAATAGTCGCGAGCCGTCGATGGCAAAGAGCGCATCACCTTCGCCCTCGAATGGGGTCTCGTGGGGAACACTGAGGACGGTGTATCCGGCTTCACCGAGCCAACGGCGAAAGTGTTGTTCTTCGCCCTGTCTTTCTTTGTGGAAGAAGCTGCTAAGCACAACGATTCCGTCGCGCTCTAATCCTGCGTTGGCTGTGAAAACCATGTCAGGCGAACCCGGTTGTGGCTCTACCAGAACAACCTCGGCTATCTCGGTCACTGCGTTGTAAAGATGCTGCCACTGCTCTGCGGCAACGGCTCGTGAAGAGTCATGGACGTGGCCAGCCATCCATGGGTTGATAACATAGTTCACATCGTAGAGTTTCGGAGGGCACATCAAAAACGTAGCCGGGACCGGAGTAAGGCCCGAGACAGGAACAGGGGTGGTGAAGTTACCGGGAGACGTTATGCTTATACTCATCGAAAGGCCTCTGATGATGAGCTTTGCAGGATTCGTCAACCTTCGTCAACATGAATGTTTATGCGGGTTTTAGCGAATATAGATGCATTTCGCCAGCGCCTGTCCATCCCCTGAAACGAAGCTCCGGTATGCGCCCCTAATGCGGCGCACACCGGAACCTTGAGTGATGGAATTAGTGAGCCGGCTCCGGCGGAGGCAGCTCGTCATCACACGGATTTCTGGCCTTTGGATCCTTCTTGAACATGCCAAGAAGTGTCTTGAGGATGACATAGAGAACCGGGATAAAGAAGAGGTTGAGAACGGTGGAGAGGGC from Granulicella sp. L56 includes these protein-coding regions:
- a CDS encoding dimethylarginine dimethylaminohydrolase family protein yields the protein MSISITSPGNFTTPVPVSGLTPVPATFLMCPPKLYDVNYVINPWMAGHVHDSSRAVAAEQWQHLYNAVTEIAEVVLVEPQPGSPDMVFTANAGLERDGIVVLSSFFHKERQGEEQHFRRWLGEAGYTVLSVPHETPFEGEGDALFAIDGSRLLAGYGPRTLQSSHRYLSDAWKIEVVPLHLIDPRFYHLDTCFAPLEDGSVMYYPPAFDKASVERIEDYYAVDKRIIGTEADALRFACNVINVNRTVILNKVSEALSGQLQSKGFHVVEVELSEFLKAGGAAKCLVMKLRGATC